One bacterium DNA segment encodes these proteins:
- a CDS encoding SbcC/MukB-like Walker B domain-containing protein → MRRVAVKRLRRFRLINWHRFVDYTQEVNDTLVLIGSNRAGKSTILDAFQIALVGDASKVRFNAAANESTDRNLSSYIRGKVSHGTGRERNERYLRSEGCVSYVLLEFVDTDTTTDRFVLGVVMEAYADNTCTKEHFIANETGIDDMPCRLDGAWLGIREFHRAAKGIPKLHWYAEVGKYKDAVRQRLGRLHEDFVRLFVKSLSFKPITNVRDFAYDYLLDPYTDIGVVDLRDAVDQYNEMHQLAGQARERIALLSEIDEKHNQVRSLEGERDLYQFLAARAVLGKKKDAAVTAMTRLEECRTQSERQMVAYEEGAKVLEEAKAFLEEAKRRLNEHSVYKDYTNLQERIGEQKATFAEYRGKETQLRAGLDLFHGFLSAIPGMDLEELPAEIRVSDEETEILNRFWIVADKELSGEEMRPELVDGAAEDAENCLRGIYDRFVGAAREIGAEIKKLNEERSALEAELKDLEGGIRKYPISTDRLRQLIRQDLGVKAEVFCELLEVTDEAWRDAVEGYLDGYRFDLLVPPETYDKSLSVYESRKQEHRLEGVGLVNTQRAKDAKGCLPGSLAEVVEAKNPFARAYADSLMGTLMRCDSERDLKKHNRSITRTVMIYQNHVARQKPFHVYQKTKVIGVKGIEFRKTEIARILHENGERWIALRNREVALTGYARKADGARTGPERLGNSKGLVDRMNQIKNHLAELQARFVALDVSDFETLNADVARAKETVEKAERRNMEDYGEAQKAKERYDRATEMHRSAVAEERAQSGDLDITYPPDTMLRAEGERDYAERRKKHDNDYIETTFTGQARNRETQAGNERLKEASLRSQYNANFQFGASTTEPEEIEKYRAEKVRWEDTKLPSFESQIAQAKETALHVLEEDVIHRLREKMVHAKKQFNDLNKAMKGIDFSGCAYKFVIEPKLDREYKEFYDMIMDAGKVEDAPLLQTVWKQQYAEGPLQTLLEEILNDRGKKSLDALEKRTDYRVYFDYDVEITDLKSGETSSFSRLTGSGSGGETQTPYYVAMLASMARIYRTQEEGSRFGLVAFDECFQKMDESNTAGVIELARKLKLQLALATPKERIPEILPHLREYTCLLVLREGDQVFAEPFTKEMLESMDPSWFEEERGEDEDSALPEDKQPAPEAT, encoded by the coding sequence GTGAGGAGGGTGGCGGTGAAACGCCTACGTAGGTTCCGTCTGATCAACTGGCACCGCTTCGTAGATTATACGCAAGAGGTCAACGACACCCTCGTGCTGATCGGAAGCAACCGCGCAGGGAAGTCCACTATTCTGGACGCTTTCCAAATCGCGCTCGTCGGTGATGCGTCCAAGGTGAGGTTCAATGCCGCCGCCAACGAGAGCACCGACAGGAATTTAAGCAGCTATATCCGGGGAAAGGTCAGCCACGGGACGGGGCGGGAACGCAACGAGCGGTATCTCCGGTCCGAGGGGTGCGTCTCTTACGTTCTGCTGGAGTTTGTGGATACCGACACGACAACGGACCGTTTCGTCCTGGGTGTTGTGATGGAGGCGTATGCCGACAATACTTGCACCAAGGAGCACTTCATCGCCAACGAAACGGGGATCGACGACATGCCCTGCCGGCTCGACGGCGCCTGGCTCGGCATCCGCGAGTTCCACCGCGCCGCCAAGGGTATCCCGAAGTTGCACTGGTATGCCGAGGTCGGGAAGTACAAGGATGCCGTCCGGCAGCGCCTCGGGCGTCTCCACGAGGATTTCGTACGTCTCTTCGTCAAGAGTTTGAGCTTCAAACCCATTACCAACGTAAGGGACTTCGCCTACGACTATCTCCTGGATCCATACACCGACATCGGCGTAGTCGATCTCCGCGACGCGGTGGACCAGTACAACGAGATGCATCAACTGGCCGGGCAGGCCAGGGAGCGCATCGCCCTCCTGAGCGAGATCGACGAGAAGCACAATCAGGTAAGAAGCTTGGAGGGGGAGCGTGACCTGTACCAGTTCCTGGCCGCCCGCGCCGTGCTCGGCAAGAAGAAGGACGCTGCTGTGACCGCGATGACACGCTTGGAGGAGTGCAGGACGCAATCCGAGCGCCAAATGGTCGCCTATGAGGAGGGCGCCAAGGTGTTGGAGGAGGCGAAGGCATTCCTCGAAGAGGCAAAGAGACGGCTAAACGAGCACTCCGTCTACAAGGACTATACGAATCTCCAGGAGCGCATCGGAGAGCAGAAAGCGACCTTTGCGGAATACCGTGGAAAGGAAACGCAGCTTCGGGCGGGGCTGGACCTGTTCCATGGGTTCCTGTCGGCGATTCCCGGTATGGATTTGGAGGAATTGCCGGCAGAGATCCGTGTCTCCGACGAGGAGACGGAGATCTTAAATCGCTTTTGGATCGTCGCGGACAAGGAATTGAGCGGAGAGGAGATGCGGCCGGAGCTTGTCGACGGCGCTGCGGAGGATGCGGAAAATTGTCTGCGGGGCATCTACGACCGTTTCGTGGGAGCCGCCCGGGAGATCGGGGCGGAGATCAAGAAGCTCAACGAGGAACGGTCTGCCTTGGAGGCGGAACTCAAGGACCTCGAAGGGGGAATCCGGAAGTATCCCATTTCGACAGACCGTTTGCGCCAACTCATTCGGCAAGATCTCGGAGTGAAGGCGGAGGTCTTCTGCGAGCTCCTGGAGGTCACTGATGAAGCGTGGCGGGACGCTGTGGAAGGGTATCTAGACGGGTACCGCTTCGACCTCCTTGTTCCCCCAGAGACGTACGATAAATCCCTTTCGGTCTACGAGTCGCGAAAACAAGAGCACCGGTTGGAAGGCGTGGGACTTGTGAACACGCAGCGGGCGAAGGACGCCAAGGGATGCCTTCCCGGATCTCTGGCGGAAGTCGTGGAGGCAAAGAATCCCTTCGCGCGGGCGTACGCCGATTCGCTCATGGGTACGCTGATGCGGTGCGACAGCGAGCGGGACCTCAAGAAACATAACCGGTCAATTACCCGAACCGTCATGATCTATCAGAACCATGTCGCCCGCCAGAAGCCGTTCCATGTCTACCAGAAGACGAAGGTCATCGGAGTCAAGGGGATTGAGTTCCGGAAAACCGAGATCGCGAGGATCCTCCACGAAAACGGGGAGCGGTGGATCGCGCTCCGCAATCGAGAGGTCGCCCTCACGGGGTACGCGCGAAAGGCCGATGGGGCACGCACCGGCCCCGAGCGGTTGGGGAATTCGAAAGGGCTTGTCGACCGGATGAACCAGATCAAAAACCACCTTGCCGAGCTCCAGGCACGTTTCGTCGCGTTGGACGTGAGTGATTTTGAAACCCTCAATGCGGATGTCGCACGGGCGAAGGAGACTGTCGAGAAAGCCGAAAGACGGAATATGGAGGACTACGGAGAGGCACAAAAAGCCAAGGAACGGTACGACCGTGCAACGGAGATGCATCGAAGCGCAGTGGCCGAGGAAAGAGCCCAGAGCGGCGACCTCGATATCACATATCCCCCCGATACAATGCTTCGTGCGGAGGGGGAAAGAGATTACGCGGAACGGCGCAAGAAGCACGATAACGACTACATCGAGACCACCTTTACAGGCCAAGCCAGGAACCGCGAAACACAAGCGGGGAACGAACGTCTGAAGGAGGCTTCCCTGCGAAGCCAGTACAACGCGAACTTCCAGTTTGGTGCGAGCACTACGGAGCCGGAGGAGATAGAGAAGTACCGGGCAGAAAAAGTCCGCTGGGAGGATACGAAGCTTCCCTCTTTCGAGAGCCAGATCGCCCAGGCCAAAGAGACGGCCCTACACGTTCTGGAAGAGGACGTCATCCACCGGCTCCGGGAAAAGATGGTCCACGCCAAGAAACAATTCAACGATCTGAACAAAGCAATGAAGGGGATCGACTTCAGCGGCTGCGCGTACAAGTTCGTCATCGAACCGAAGCTGGACCGGGAATACAAGGAGTTCTACGACATGATCATGGATGCGGGGAAGGTGGAGGACGCGCCTCTTCTGCAAACCGTCTGGAAGCAACAGTATGCCGAGGGCCCCCTCCAGACACTTCTGGAAGAGATACTGAACGACCGCGGGAAAAAAAGCCTCGACGCGTTGGAGAAGCGGACGGACTACCGCGTTTACTTTGACTACGATGTGGAGATCACGGACCTTAAGAGCGGTGAGACCAGTTCGTTCTCCCGACTCACCGGTTCCGGGAGCGGTGGGGAGACACAGACTCCCTACTACGTGGCCATGCTGGCTTCCATGGCCCGGATCTACCGGACTCAGGAAGAGGGCAGCCGCTTCGGCCTGGTTGCCTTCGATGAATGCTTTCAGAAGATGGACGAGTCCAACACCGCCGGGGTCATCGAGCTGGCGAGGAAACTTAAACTTCAACTCGCGCTTGCGACCCCCAAGGAGCGGATCCCGGAGATCCTCCCCCACCTGCGGGAGTACACCTGTCTTCTCGTGCTACGGGAGGGCGACCAGGTTTTCGCCGAACCGTTTACCAAGGAGATGCTGGAAAGCATGGATCCCTCCTGGTTCGAGGAGGAACGGGGGGAGGATGAAGACAGTGCACTCCCTGAGGATAAACAACCGGCGCCGGAAGCCACCTAA
- a CDS encoding TnsA endonuclease N-terminal domain-containing protein — protein MRAKGKKSIERGVWEVLPPGVAEVKTRWRLDGKRKLTNGGGQVIGKFPSQKTDVPVWWEYRLERDYVFLLEFDPEVLTFESQPFRLLYERDGKARRYSPDFRVVRKTGTTIVEVKPEEKLAKYEPLFRAVRPIFRERGEEFEVVTERTIRVQPRLDNVKLLHRYARTEIDDGHILHCMRFFGDKPEASLGEFESWLSGHGVGKNILYGLLYRKIVAIDISKPIAMDSLVRFTGVPTIVREVA, from the coding sequence ATGAGGGCGAAAGGGAAGAAAAGCATAGAGCGCGGTGTTTGGGAGGTGCTTCCGCCGGGGGTCGCCGAGGTGAAGACCCGTTGGCGCCTGGACGGGAAGCGGAAGCTCACCAACGGCGGGGGACAGGTGATCGGGAAGTTCCCGAGCCAGAAAACCGACGTGCCCGTCTGGTGGGAATACCGGCTCGAAAGGGACTATGTCTTCCTCTTGGAATTCGACCCCGAGGTCCTCACTTTCGAGAGCCAGCCGTTTCGCCTCCTCTATGAAAGGGACGGGAAGGCGAGACGATACAGCCCGGATTTCCGGGTCGTCCGGAAGACCGGCACCACGATCGTCGAGGTGAAGCCGGAAGAGAAACTTGCGAAATACGAGCCGCTCTTCCGCGCGGTCCGGCCGATCTTCCGTGAAAGGGGGGAAGAGTTCGAGGTCGTGACGGAACGGACGATCCGGGTCCAGCCGCGGCTCGATAACGTCAAGCTCCTGCACCGGTACGCGCGGACGGAGATCGACGACGGGCACATCCTTCATTGCATGAGGTTTTTCGGCGACAAGCCGGAGGCCTCCCTCGGGGAGTTCGAGTCCTGGCTGTCGGGACACGGCGTCGGCAAGAACATCCTCTACGGCCTTCTTTACCGGAAGATCGTCGCGATCGACATTTCGAAGCCGATCGCGATGGACAGCCTCGTCCGGTTCACCGGTGTGCCAACGATCGTCAGGGAGGTGGCGTGA
- a CDS encoding SBBP repeat-containing protein: MRERDFTSRAFLWLTLVFAAAILFSCDAWNGGEVGLAPPPAAPWSGVEQFGTAAFDLPAGVATDPSGNVYVASMDGQSAVVRKFTSGGSLSWTSTVGAGTGVLVRSIAVSPTAVYVSGDTSVVLDNTGLGMGGGVDGFVVKYSFSGVKTGALQIRESVGATAPSDVAVDISDHVYVGGYIDSVQLFVTKYDWSGASPSRSWITQYATLAPAITSSVFRIALGNGLLHVTGPVGAPPTFGFYINRFSTSTGAQSGATILGNVSGGNDSIFAVAADALNNTYVAGGTDNNFGGVNAGVGDVIAAKYDAAGANVWRYQIGSARNETANSITLSGTSVYVAGTTGGQFGGQLNKDPGLSTSDAFLIKLPNSSTGPTVTADWVRMYGSTNGLSVSFNDQASGIATDPSGNVFVVGNAVGFMESATQILGNGDVFVLKVSAAGVLQ; the protein is encoded by the coding sequence TTGAGAGAACGGGATTTTACGTCAAGAGCGTTCCTGTGGCTGACGTTGGTGTTCGCCGCGGCCATCCTGTTTTCATGCGACGCCTGGAACGGTGGGGAAGTGGGCCTTGCGCCACCTCCTGCGGCGCCATGGTCCGGGGTCGAACAGTTCGGCACGGCTGCGTTCGATCTCCCCGCAGGCGTCGCCACGGATCCTTCCGGCAACGTATATGTTGCGTCGATGGATGGCCAGTCTGCCGTGGTGAGGAAGTTCACTTCCGGTGGATCGCTTTCGTGGACATCCACGGTTGGCGCCGGAACCGGTGTACTCGTTAGAAGCATTGCGGTTTCGCCAACCGCGGTGTACGTCTCGGGTGACACGTCGGTCGTGCTGGACAACACGGGCCTGGGGATGGGCGGTGGAGTGGACGGGTTCGTCGTGAAATATTCCTTCTCCGGCGTCAAGACCGGGGCGTTGCAGATCAGGGAAAGCGTTGGAGCCACGGCCCCCAGTGATGTTGCCGTAGATATCTCCGATCATGTTTACGTGGGCGGGTATATCGATTCGGTACAGTTGTTCGTAACAAAATACGACTGGTCCGGCGCCTCACCTTCCCGATCGTGGATCACCCAGTACGCCACTTTGGCTCCGGCGATTACAAGTAGCGTGTTCAGAATCGCGCTTGGGAACGGACTTCTCCATGTAACGGGCCCGGTGGGTGCGCCACCGACGTTTGGCTTCTATATCAATAGATTTTCGACGTCGACCGGCGCGCAGTCCGGAGCGACCATCCTGGGCAATGTTTCCGGAGGCAACGACAGCATCTTCGCCGTGGCGGCGGATGCTTTGAACAACACGTATGTCGCCGGGGGGACGGACAACAACTTCGGAGGCGTGAACGCTGGAGTTGGAGACGTCATTGCGGCGAAATACGACGCCGCGGGTGCCAACGTCTGGCGATACCAGATCGGGTCGGCAAGGAACGAAACGGCGAACTCGATCACCTTGTCCGGGACCTCGGTCTACGTCGCCGGCACCACCGGTGGGCAGTTCGGAGGCCAACTGAACAAGGATCCCGGGCTGTCGACTTCGGACGCATTCCTCATCAAACTTCCGAACTCTTCCACGGGCCCCACGGTGACGGCGGACTGGGTCCGAATGTACGGGAGCACGAACGGTCTGTCGGTGTCTTTCAACGATCAGGCAAGCGGCATTGCGACGGATCCGTCGGGGAACGTCTTCGTGGTGGGGAATGCCGTCGGATTCATGGAGTCGGCAACCCAGATCTTGGGGAACGGCGACGTGTTCGTCCTGAAGGTGTCGGCGGCCGGCGTGCTGCAATAG
- a CDS encoding helix-turn-helix transcriptional regulator has protein sequence MDNMAANLRVLLWKKGFDRRKWQEQVAAWTGGDVRRAGDLLRGVKLRRDEQDRLAKGLGVSAKDLARKDLLKVHGVDVLLENLRHLINGLERGKKKSFAAAIGVHQTTVSGWLSGKSRPENRNLIAVCRYFGLSAGTDLEAEPLFLSPLPLGESQRKRWLHERIDGMDAAALQDIFSLLARMLAER, from the coding sequence ATGGACAATATGGCGGCAAACCTTCGGGTTCTGTTATGGAAAAAAGGTTTCGACCGGCGGAAGTGGCAGGAGCAAGTAGCCGCGTGGACCGGGGGGGATGTCCGGCGGGCCGGAGATCTTCTACGAGGGGTAAAACTCCGGCGTGACGAGCAGGATCGGCTCGCCAAGGGCCTCGGGGTCAGTGCTAAGGATCTTGCCCGCAAGGATCTTCTCAAGGTGCACGGCGTCGACGTGCTCCTTGAGAACCTTCGTCACCTGATCAACGGTCTTGAGCGCGGAAAGAAGAAATCGTTCGCCGCAGCCATCGGTGTGCACCAGACCACGGTCTCCGGATGGTTAAGCGGCAAGTCGCGGCCGGAGAATAGGAACCTGATCGCCGTGTGTCGTTATTTCGGCCTCTCCGCCGGTACGGACCTGGAAGCCGAGCCGCTCTTCCTGTCGCCCCTTCCTTTGGGAGAGTCTCAGCGGAAGCGGTGGCTCCACGAGCGGATTGACGGGATGGACGCAGCGGCCCTCCAGGACATCTTTTCGCTATTGGCGAGGATGCTGGCGGAGCGCTGA
- a CDS encoding toll/interleukin-1 receptor domain-containing protein: MLEIFISYSHKDDEYRERLEVHLALLKRQGIIRVWHDRRIGAGKDIHKEISENLEAAAVVLLLVSPDFLASDYCYDRELARAMERHREGSARVIPVILRVCDWHGAPFGDLKAVPRDGQPITKFADRDEGFNEVAKVIRDVAADFGGTAEATNATKQPAGSGKAPPRPSSVAPSGGFRLKKSFSDFEKDRFIEDAFESIANHFKESLSGVKVANPGVETNFRRIDANHFSAKVYVQGKERAHCRIWFGGRTSLMGGILYSTSDLGDNSYNESLSVTDDGYVLFLKPMGLAFHSSAGKELMTSEEAAVFYWSIFIEPLQR, translated from the coding sequence ATGCTCGAAATCTTCATTTCCTATTCGCACAAGGACGACGAATATCGGGAGAGGTTGGAGGTCCACCTCGCCCTGCTCAAACGTCAAGGGATCATCCGCGTCTGGCATGATCGGCGGATCGGCGCCGGCAAGGACATCCACAAGGAGATCAGCGAGAACCTAGAGGCCGCCGCCGTCGTCCTCCTCCTGGTCAGCCCCGATTTCTTGGCCTCGGATTATTGTTATGATCGGGAACTGGCCCGAGCGATGGAGAGGCATCGCGAGGGTTCGGCGCGAGTTATCCCCGTAATTCTTCGTGTTTGCGACTGGCATGGTGCGCCCTTCGGAGATCTAAAAGCTGTCCCGCGGGACGGCCAGCCGATTACGAAATTCGCGGACCGGGACGAAGGGTTCAACGAGGTCGCCAAGGTGATTCGGGACGTCGCGGCGGATTTCGGTGGAACTGCCGAGGCGACGAATGCCACGAAACAACCGGCAGGATCCGGAAAGGCTCCACCGAGACCATCTTCCGTGGCACCTTCGGGAGGTTTCCGTCTGAAGAAATCCTTCTCCGACTTCGAGAAGGACCGGTTCATCGAGGACGCATTCGAATCCATCGCGAACCATTTCAAGGAGTCGCTATCCGGCGTGAAGGTGGCGAATCCGGGAGTCGAGACGAATTTCCGGAGGATCGACGCTAATCATTTCTCTGCAAAAGTGTACGTGCAGGGGAAAGAAAGGGCGCACTGTCGGATCTGGTTTGGAGGGCGTACTTCCCTGATGGGTGGCATCCTATATTCGACGTCAGACCTCGGGGACAACAGCTACAACGAATCCCTGTCTGTGACCGACGACGGCTACGTTCTCTTCCTGAAACCGATGGGGTTGGCATTTCACTCAAGCGCCGGGAAGGAGCTGATGACCTCGGAGGAGGCTGCGGTATTCTATTGGTCCATTTTTATCGAGCCACTACAGCGCTGA
- a CDS encoding Wadjet anti-phage system protein JetD domain-containing protein has translation MPYRHFILSSLLKKWEHSSQRGQEQIRRAIRLNVTRTECSFYFDETDHEPRAQFETDAKILEQEGLVTLRWNKGARSHEIKAIDLVVSRISNAYREIGKEDPEKGRAQLLSLLEEGIHAVEGTPSWYRAMLEDLKTEMSTSSLPRGPLNPYEPEEGGDLLKAISAVVRLERPERLRALSIRLFGDSKRLESLAGRIASLCRRYDPGLLPAGDHPLDMLREYGVERKAGLMSVRGKIDFLSDGDCILSTEGWRPFVGVPEDVAVNWRIERADARGVVTVENEESFSALCRLPTLPDDLIVVYTGGFSNRARVVFLRKLDAATEVSIPFFHWGDLDVGGFRILLHLRREVRRDLKMLFVAPKVVERFFGECRSLLKEHVDILRKEVATDPLAADLVPVIEKIVSYGVRVEQEIMAPEEALSQIINAAIPSSGQSR, from the coding sequence ATGCCGTATAGGCATTTCATCCTCTCTTCGCTCCTTAAGAAGTGGGAGCACTCCTCCCAGCGGGGGCAGGAACAGATTCGACGCGCCATACGGCTGAACGTTACCCGTACGGAGTGTTCATTCTATTTCGACGAAACCGACCACGAACCGCGCGCCCAGTTCGAAACCGATGCCAAAATACTGGAGCAAGAGGGGTTGGTGACCCTCCGATGGAACAAAGGGGCCCGGAGCCACGAGATCAAGGCCATCGACCTTGTCGTTTCACGAATCTCGAATGCGTACAGGGAGATCGGCAAGGAGGACCCGGAGAAGGGCCGTGCACAACTTCTTTCCCTGCTGGAGGAGGGCATCCATGCGGTGGAAGGAACACCGTCCTGGTACCGTGCCATGCTGGAGGACCTGAAGACGGAGATGTCGACTTCGAGTCTTCCCCGTGGTCCGTTGAACCCTTACGAACCGGAGGAAGGAGGAGACCTGCTAAAAGCCATTTCGGCCGTGGTACGGCTGGAACGGCCGGAGCGGTTACGTGCCCTCTCTATCCGACTCTTCGGGGACTCCAAGCGCCTGGAGAGCCTCGCTGGGCGAATCGCTTCCCTATGCAGACGATACGATCCTGGCCTGCTACCCGCCGGAGACCATCCGTTGGATATGCTGCGGGAGTATGGGGTGGAGCGCAAGGCTGGGCTAATGTCCGTGCGCGGGAAGATCGATTTCCTGAGCGACGGAGATTGCATCCTGTCGACAGAAGGGTGGAGGCCCTTCGTGGGCGTTCCGGAGGACGTGGCGGTGAACTGGAGGATCGAGCGAGCCGACGCGCGGGGGGTGGTCACAGTGGAGAACGAGGAGTCATTCTCCGCTCTATGCCGGCTTCCAACACTTCCCGATGATCTGATCGTTGTCTACACCGGCGGGTTCTCCAATCGCGCCCGCGTTGTCTTCTTGCGGAAGCTGGATGCCGCTACGGAAGTGAGTATTCCGTTCTTTCACTGGGGTGATCTGGACGTTGGGGGATTTCGCATTTTGCTCCATCTTCGCAGGGAAGTTCGGAGGGACCTGAAAATGCTCTTCGTAGCCCCAAAGGTAGTGGAGCGGTTCTTTGGAGAATGCCGCTCGTTGCTCAAGGAGCACGTCGATATTCTTAGGAAAGAAGTAGCAACCGATCCACTGGCGGCGGACCTTGTGCCGGTGATCGAGAAAATCGTGAGTTACGGTGTGCGCGTGGAACAGGAGATCATGGCTCCCGAGGAGGCTCTCTCGCAAATTATCAACGCTGCGATACCTTCTTCCGGGCAATCAAGATGA
- a CDS encoding XRE family transcriptional regulator — MKAANHKKRTSRKRDPELLALVAANIRRFREEKGWTQEDLRERVKWDSKTMVSQLENRQTGVGPQTLRKLAIAFGKDPSEFFQRTPSPESHEARNMVQTTLAELGGEEDRRTADGQPLQPISIEYKNAFPFTSLVRESPEIYGEHKKILLPKWPAGREKHNLIWAYVDDETSTPHLEFGDVLCIDRDDQPDLTKTRPDGVYAVRLEKGVRLCRVEIRGHLLALHDVHKKYVSGEVIDSEEPITLDLRAHPSAIIGRVLWVLKPL; from the coding sequence ATGAAAGCGGCCAATCATAAAAAACGGACGTCGAGGAAGCGCGATCCGGAACTCCTGGCGCTAGTCGCCGCGAACATCCGGAGGTTCCGCGAGGAGAAGGGTTGGACCCAGGAGGATCTGCGTGAGCGGGTGAAGTGGGACTCCAAGACGATGGTCAGTCAACTGGAAAACCGCCAGACCGGCGTTGGACCCCAGACCCTTCGTAAGCTTGCGATAGCATTTGGAAAAGACCCCAGCGAGTTCTTCCAGAGAACTCCTTCCCCCGAGTCGCACGAGGCTCGAAATATGGTCCAAACGACACTGGCGGAATTAGGCGGGGAGGAAGATCGCCGTACGGCCGATGGTCAACCATTGCAGCCGATAAGTATTGAATATAAAAATGCTTTCCCTTTTACAAGTCTTGTTCGGGAGTCCCCGGAAATCTACGGAGAGCATAAGAAAATTCTACTTCCGAAGTGGCCTGCCGGTAGAGAAAAGCACAATTTAATATGGGCTTACGTGGACGACGAAACTTCAACTCCTCACCTGGAGTTCGGCGATGTCCTCTGCATCGACCGAGATGACCAACCAGATCTGACGAAGACTCGGCCGGACGGGGTATACGCGGTCAGACTTGAGAAGGGGGTCCGGTTGTGCCGGGTAGAGATCCGGGGGCACCTCCTCGCCCTTCACGATGTGCATAAGAAATACGTTTCGGGTGAGGTAATCGACTCGGAGGAACCGATCACGCTCGATCTACGCGCCCATCCATCGGCCATCATCGGCCGCGTTCTCTGGGTCCTAAAGCCCCTCTAA